Proteins found in one Streptomyces sp. CB09001 genomic segment:
- a CDS encoding lysophospholipid acyltransferase family protein: MPRRRIGFWYRLAAVICKPPLVVLIKRDWRGMENIPAEGGFITAVNHNSHVDPFAYAHYQYNTGRVPRFLAKSGLFKKGFVGAAMRGTGQIPVYRESTDALSAFRAAIDAVERGECVAFYPEGTLTRDPDGWPMTAKTGAARVALQTKCPVIPVAQWGCNELLPPYAKKPSLLPRKTHQVLAGPPVDLARFYDKEMTTELLKEATEVIMAAVTRQLEEIRGEKAPETPYDPRRERIEQRRRTQRAKPQSAPPRTHGPQAEGQST; the protein is encoded by the coding sequence GTGCCCCGCCGCAGAATCGGCTTCTGGTACCGCTTGGCCGCGGTGATCTGCAAACCGCCGCTGGTGGTTCTGATCAAGCGGGACTGGCGGGGAATGGAGAACATTCCGGCCGAGGGTGGATTTATCACCGCCGTGAACCACAATTCGCACGTCGACCCCTTCGCGTACGCGCACTACCAGTACAACACCGGACGCGTCCCGCGATTCCTGGCGAAGAGCGGCCTTTTCAAGAAGGGCTTCGTCGGCGCCGCGATGCGGGGGACCGGACAGATCCCCGTCTACCGCGAGAGCACGGACGCGCTGAGCGCCTTCCGCGCCGCGATCGACGCCGTGGAGCGCGGCGAGTGCGTCGCGTTCTACCCCGAGGGCACCCTCACCCGCGACCCGGACGGCTGGCCGATGACCGCCAAGACCGGTGCCGCGCGCGTCGCCCTGCAGACCAAGTGCCCGGTGATCCCGGTCGCCCAGTGGGGCTGCAACGAACTGCTGCCGCCCTACGCCAAGAAGCCCAGCCTCCTGCCGCGCAAGACCCACCAGGTGCTGGCCGGGCCGCCGGTCGACCTGGCGCGCTTCTACGACAAGGAGATGACCACGGAGCTCCTGAAGGAGGCCACCGAGGTCATCATGGCCGCCGTCACCCGCCAGCTGGAGGAGATCCGCGGCGAGAAGGCGCCCGAAACCCCCTACGACCCGCGCCGCGAGCGGATCGAGCAGCGGCGCCGTACCCAGCGGGCGAAGCCGCAGTCGGCGCCCCCGCGCACCCACGGACCGCAGGCAGAAGGGCAGAGCACGTGA
- the cofC gene encoding 2-phospho-L-lactate guanylyltransferase, translating into MQWTLVVPVKPLARAKSRLSDTADDGVRPGLALAFAQDTVAAALACPAVADVAVVTDDARAGRELAALGAGIVADEPGGGLNAALTHGAAVVRAARPESPVAALNADLPALRPAELAAVLAAAAQFPRAFLADAARIGTTLLAVAPGRELAPAFGTDSRARHRASGAVELRLGAVDSVRQDVDTGGDLRSALALGVGPRTAAVAARLLIAGQ; encoded by the coding sequence GTGCAGTGGACCTTGGTCGTACCCGTGAAGCCCCTTGCCCGGGCCAAGAGCAGGCTGTCGGACACCGCGGACGACGGGGTGCGGCCGGGGCTCGCGCTGGCGTTCGCACAGGACACCGTGGCAGCCGCGCTGGCCTGCCCGGCGGTCGCGGATGTGGCAGTCGTCACGGACGACGCACGGGCCGGACGGGAACTGGCGGCGCTCGGCGCGGGCATCGTCGCGGACGAGCCCGGCGGCGGCTTGAACGCCGCGCTGACGCACGGGGCGGCCGTGGTACGGGCGGCCCGGCCGGAAAGCCCGGTGGCCGCGCTCAACGCCGATCTTCCCGCGCTGCGGCCGGCCGAATTGGCGGCGGTACTGGCCGCGGCCGCGCAATTCCCGCGTGCTTTTCTCGCGGACGCGGCCCGAATCGGCACCACCTTGCTGGCCGTGGCGCCGGGCCGGGAATTGGCGCCCGCATTCGGTACGGATTCACGGGCCCGCCACCGGGCGTCCGGCGCGGTGGAACTACGTCTCGGCGCGGTGGATTCCGTACGGCAGGACGTCGACACCGGCGGTGATCTCCGCTCCGCGCTGGCGCTCGGGGTGGGTCCCCGTACGGCCGCGGTGGCGGCGCGGCTGCTGATCGCCGGGCAGTAG
- a CDS encoding NAD(P)H-dependent glycerol-3-phosphate dehydrogenase, which translates to MSKPVKAAVFGTGSWGTAFGTVLADAGCEVTLWGRRAALADAVNSTRTNPDYLPGVELPENLRATTDAAEAARDADFTVLAVPSQTLRTGLADWAPLLAPGTVLVSLMKGVELVSAMRMSEVIGDVAKVGPERIAVVTGPNLAREIAARMPAAAVVACPDESVAQRLQAACHTPYFRPYTNTDVVGCELGGAVKNVIGLAVGIADGMGLGDNAKGSLITRGLAETTRLGVALGADPLTFSGLAGLGDLVATCSSPLSRNHTFGTNLGKGMTLEETIAVTRQTAEGVKSCESVLDLARRHGVDMPITETVVAIVHEGKSPVVAVKELMSRSAKPERR; encoded by the coding sequence GTGAGCAAGCCGGTCAAGGCGGCCGTCTTCGGCACCGGATCCTGGGGCACCGCCTTCGGCACGGTCCTCGCCGACGCGGGCTGCGAGGTCACCCTCTGGGGGCGCCGCGCCGCACTCGCCGACGCCGTCAACTCCACCCGCACCAACCCGGACTACCTGCCCGGCGTGGAACTCCCCGAGAACCTGCGGGCCACCACCGACGCCGCCGAGGCCGCGCGGGACGCCGACTTCACCGTCCTCGCCGTCCCCTCCCAGACGCTGCGCACGGGCCTCGCCGACTGGGCGCCCCTGCTGGCGCCCGGCACCGTCCTGGTGTCGCTCATGAAGGGCGTCGAACTCGTCTCCGCGATGCGGATGAGCGAGGTGATCGGGGACGTCGCCAAGGTCGGACCCGAGCGCATCGCCGTGGTCACCGGACCCAACCTGGCCCGCGAGATCGCCGCCCGCATGCCGGCCGCCGCCGTGGTCGCCTGCCCCGACGAGTCCGTCGCCCAGCGCCTCCAGGCGGCCTGCCACACGCCGTACTTCCGCCCCTACACCAACACCGACGTCGTCGGCTGCGAACTGGGCGGCGCCGTGAAGAACGTGATCGGGCTCGCCGTCGGCATCGCGGACGGCATGGGCCTCGGCGACAACGCCAAGGGCTCCCTCATCACCCGCGGCCTCGCCGAGACCACCCGCCTCGGAGTCGCCCTCGGGGCCGACCCGCTGACCTTCTCCGGCCTGGCCGGGCTCGGCGACCTGGTGGCGACCTGCTCCTCGCCGCTGTCCCGCAACCACACGTTCGGCACCAACCTCGGCAAGGGCATGACCCTGGAGGAGACCATCGCGGTCACCAGGCAGACCGCCGAGGGCGTCAAGTCCTGCGAGTCGGTGCTGGACCTGGCCCGCAGGCACGGCGTCGACATGCCGATCACCGAGACGGTCGTCGCCATCGTGCACGAGGGCAAGTCCCCGGTGGTCGCGGTGAAGGAGCTCATGTCGCGCAGCGCGAAGCCCGAGCGACGCTGA